The Streptomyces sp. JB150 genomic interval GCCGTCCGCCGCCGGGATGTGCACGGCCATCCCGGCGGCGGAGCCGGCGGCGGCCACGACGCGTTCCAGCTGGGCGCGGTCGGTGGTGATGGACAGGGCGGGGGCGATCTCGGCGGCGTCCCGCTCGGCGTCGGAGAAGGCGCGGTCGCGGGCCATCTCCTTGATGACGAGCCCGAGCGGCACGGCGAAGGCCACGACGACCATGGCGGTGACCGCGAGCGCGACCTTCACCAGGGCCCACCTCATCGCGCGGGCTCCCCTGCCGGGGGCGGCGCCGACGAGGGCCGCGCCGCCGGGGGCTCCAGTTTCACGCCGACTCCGCGCAGGGTGTGCAGATAGCGCGGGCGGGCCGCCGTCTCGCCCAGCTTGCGGCGCAGCCAGGACAGATGGACGTCGATGGTCTGGTCGTCGCCGTAGGACTGCTGCCAGACCTCCGCGAGCAGTTGCCGGCGGGGGACGACCACGCCGGGGCGGGCGGCGAGGAAGGCGAGCAGGTCGAACTCACGGCGGGTCAGGTCCAGGCGTACGCCGTTCAGTTCGGCCTGGCGGCGCAGTGGGTCGACGGTGAGCCCGCCCACCCGCAGCGCCGGGGAGGCCGGGGCCTGGTCCGTGCCCGCGCGGGAGCGGCGCAGCACGGCGGCCATCCGCGCGGACAGGTGCTCCACGGAGAACGGCTTGGTCAGGTAGTCGTCGGCGCCCGCGTTCAGCAGGCGGACGATCTCCGTCTCGTCGTCCCGGGCGGTGGCGATGATGACGGGGACGTCGGTGATGCCGCGCAGCATCTTCAGGGCCTCGGACCCGTCCAGATCGGGCAGTCCGAGGTCGAGGACGACCACGTCGAAACGGTGATGGGCGACCTCGCGCAGCGCCTCCAGCGCGGTGCCGACACTGCGCACGGTGTGGGCCGCGTCGGTCAGATGCCGGATGAGCGCGGAGCGTACGAACTGGTCGTCCTCGACCACGAGCACACTTGCCATGCGCCGCACCGTACGCCATGCGGGCGACACGGGTCCGGGCCCTGTGGACAACCGGCGGGTTGTGGACAACCCCCGTGCCGGCGACGGCGGTGACTGTGACGGCTGGGACCGCAGTGGCCGGACGGGAGTGG includes:
- a CDS encoding response regulator transcription factor translates to MASVLVVEDDQFVRSALIRHLTDAAHTVRSVGTALEALREVAHHRFDVVVLDLGLPDLDGSEALKMLRGITDVPVIIATARDDETEIVRLLNAGADDYLTKPFSVEHLSARMAAVLRRSRAGTDQAPASPALRVGGLTVDPLRRQAELNGVRLDLTRREFDLLAFLAARPGVVVPRRQLLAEVWQQSYGDDQTIDVHLSWLRRKLGETAARPRYLHTLRGVGVKLEPPAARPSSAPPPAGEPAR